In one window of Pseudobdellovibrionaceae bacterium DNA:
- a CDS encoding Crp/Fnr family transcriptional regulator has protein sequence MKRFKNQSVYLQGDSFDGLYIVATGKIRLTSNNSEGNGIFVKLVCENNTFGESGIADSKYLENAYAVGPAACAFICDKDLKELMKRHNSLSLSMLASMGQWLAEYYNRFMTLSLHSVRNRLEFYLNDQAKKRNTNEIELGLRKHEVASNLGVRPETLSRAIKQLEEDGLITQSATGVNVTELARKHKYNSES, from the coding sequence ATGAAGAGATTCAAGAACCAAAGCGTATACCTTCAAGGGGATTCTTTTGATGGACTCTATATCGTCGCCACTGGGAAGATTCGTCTGACTAGCAATAATTCTGAGGGAAACGGCATCTTTGTAAAATTGGTTTGCGAAAATAATACTTTTGGTGAAAGTGGTATTGCGGATTCGAAATATCTCGAAAACGCTTACGCTGTTGGTCCTGCCGCATGTGCTTTTATTTGTGACAAAGACTTAAAAGAGCTTATGAAAAGGCACAATTCTCTGTCCCTTTCTATGTTGGCGTCTATGGGGCAATGGCTTGCTGAGTATTACAACCGATTTATGACCCTGTCCCTTCACAGTGTTCGAAATCGACTTGAATTTTACCTAAATGACCAAGCCAAAAAGAGAAATACCAATGAAATAGAGTTGGGGCTGCGCAAGCACGAGGTGGCTTCCAACTTGGGAGTTCGACCGGAGACTTTGTCGCGGGCCATTAAACAACTTGAAGAAGATGGACTCATAACGCAAAGCGCTACTGGAGTTAATGTGACCGAGCTTGCTCGAAAGCACAAATATAATAGTGAATCTTGA